The Aeromicrobium yanjiei genome includes a region encoding these proteins:
- the dnaN gene encoding DNA polymerase III subunit beta, with the protein MKFRIERDTLADAVAWTARSLPNRPSVPVLAGLLVETAADGLTLSGFDYETSTRATLPAEVSADGRALVSGRLLAEIVKSLPAKPVDISLEGTKVQVVCGSARFSLQTMPVEEYPQLPEMPTATGTVKSEDFSTAVAQASAAAGRDEMLPLLTGVRLELEGSTISLMATDRFRASLRDLQWYPEASDLSANALVPARVLNETARSLTGGGDVTIAVSSGESGDGLIGFEGVVGNGTRRTTTRLLEGDFPRVRQLFQAAAETVAYVQTQAFVDSVKRVALVAERNTPVRLTFSDGQLLLEAGSGDEAQASESIEATINGADISIGFNPTYLLEGLAVMSDPVVHLSFTQHTKPAAISGVQEIGADPDVAFRYLIMPVRLQS; encoded by the coding sequence GTGAAGTTCCGCATCGAGCGCGACACCCTCGCCGACGCTGTCGCCTGGACAGCGCGCAGCCTGCCCAACCGGCCGAGCGTCCCGGTCCTCGCCGGCCTCCTGGTCGAGACGGCCGCGGACGGACTGACCCTCTCCGGATTTGACTACGAGACGTCCACGCGCGCGACGCTCCCGGCCGAGGTCAGTGCTGACGGCCGCGCCCTGGTGTCGGGCCGACTCCTCGCGGAGATCGTGAAGTCGCTGCCGGCCAAGCCGGTCGACATCTCGCTCGAGGGCACCAAGGTCCAGGTCGTGTGCGGCAGTGCCCGTTTCAGCCTGCAGACCATGCCGGTCGAGGAGTATCCCCAGCTCCCCGAGATGCCCACCGCCACCGGCACGGTCAAGTCCGAGGACTTCTCCACCGCCGTCGCCCAGGCGAGCGCAGCAGCCGGACGCGACGAGATGCTCCCGCTGCTGACCGGCGTACGCCTCGAGCTCGAGGGCTCGACGATCTCGCTCATGGCGACCGACCGCTTCCGCGCGAGCCTGCGTGATCTGCAGTGGTACCCCGAGGCCAGCGACCTGTCGGCCAACGCCCTCGTCCCCGCGCGGGTGCTCAACGAGACCGCCCGGTCGCTCACCGGCGGCGGCGACGTGACGATCGCGGTGTCCTCGGGCGAGTCCGGTGACGGCCTCATCGGCTTCGAGGGAGTCGTCGGCAACGGCACGCGCCGCACCACGACGCGCCTGCTCGAGGGCGACTTCCCCCGTGTCCGCCAGCTGTTCCAGGCAGCTGCCGAGACGGTCGCGTACGTCCAGACCCAGGCCTTCGTCGACTCGGTCAAGCGCGTGGCGCTCGTCGCCGAGCGCAACACCCCCGTCCGGCTGACCTTCTCGGACGGGCAGCTGCTGCTCGAGGCGGGCAGCGGCGACGAGGCGCAGGCCTCGGAGTCGATCGAGGCCACGATCAACGGAGCAGACATCTCGATCGGCTTCAACCCCACCTACCTGCTCGAGGGACTGGCGGTCATGTCCGATCCGGTCGTGCACCTGTCCTTCACGCAGCACACCAAGCCTGCAGCGATCTCGGGAGTCCAGGAGATCGGGGCCGACCCCGACGTCGCGTTCCGCTACCTGATCATGCCCGTCCGGCTGCAGAGCTGA
- the gnd gene encoding phosphogluconate dehydrogenase (NAD(+)-dependent, decarboxylating), whose amino-acid sequence MDIGLVGLGKMGGNMRTRMRNGGITVVGYDRNPDISDVGSLSELVEQLPSPKVVWVMVPAGDITRSTVEELIELLGEGDVIVDGGNSRWTDDEKHAALAAEKGIGYVDCGVSGGVWGLDNGYALMAGGTADDIAKVQPAFDALKPEGESGFVHAGRVGAGHFSKMVHNGIEYAMMQAYAEGYELLEKVDMVDNVTAVFDSWREGTVVRSWLLDLLVIALEDDPGLSKVRGYAEDSGEGRWTVEAAIDNAVPMHTIAASLFARFTSRQDESPAMQAVAAMRQQFGGHAVRAAEEKGIDAAAADPSDPV is encoded by the coding sequence ATGGACATCGGACTCGTGGGACTGGGCAAGATGGGCGGCAACATGCGTACGCGCATGCGCAACGGCGGCATCACCGTCGTCGGCTACGACCGCAACCCGGACATCAGCGACGTGGGCTCGCTGTCCGAGCTCGTGGAGCAGCTTCCGTCCCCCAAGGTCGTGTGGGTCATGGTGCCCGCAGGCGACATCACCCGTTCGACCGTCGAGGAGCTCATCGAGCTGCTCGGCGAGGGCGACGTCATCGTCGACGGCGGCAACTCCCGTTGGACCGATGATGAGAAGCACGCTGCGCTCGCGGCCGAGAAGGGCATCGGCTACGTCGACTGCGGCGTGAGCGGTGGCGTCTGGGGACTCGACAACGGCTACGCGTTGATGGCCGGCGGTACCGCCGACGACATCGCCAAGGTGCAGCCCGCGTTCGACGCGCTCAAGCCCGAGGGCGAGTCCGGCTTCGTCCACGCGGGACGTGTCGGCGCAGGTCACTTCTCCAAGATGGTCCACAACGGCATCGAGTACGCCATGATGCAGGCGTACGCCGAGGGCTATGAGCTGCTCGAGAAGGTCGACATGGTCGACAACGTCACCGCGGTCTTCGACTCGTGGCGCGAGGGCACGGTCGTCCGTTCGTGGCTGCTCGACCTGCTCGTCATCGCGCTCGAGGACGATCCGGGACTGTCCAAGGTGCGTGGCTACGCCGAGGACTCCGGCGAGGGCCGCTGGACCGTCGAGGCGGCGATCGACAACGCCGTCCCGATGCACACGATCGCCGCGTCGCTGTTCGCCCGCTTCACCTCGCGCCAGGACGAGTCGCCCGCGATGCAGGCGGTCGCGGCGATGCGCCAGCAGTTCGGCGGCCACGCCGTGCGTGCTGCCGAGGAGAAGGGGATCGACGCGGCTGCGGCCGATCCCTCGGACCCCGTCTAG